One segment of Paenibacillus sp. FSL R7-0337 DNA contains the following:
- a CDS encoding GNAT family N-acetyltransferase, which yields MLHSEIIEIRATAPDDLDFVLAAEGAEANRRFVGQWNREQHAAALDDGDLRHLIVQDTTGERVGYVILAGLQDSNRTLCIKRIVIQAKGRGYGTMTLKLLIHWTFNHTDTHRLWLDVKDYNVRAQHIYEAAGFKKEGTLRDCIQTEGGFESLTIMSILRQEYTGNDSL from the coding sequence ATGCTGCACTCAGAAATTATAGAGATACGGGCAACGGCCCCGGATGATCTCGACTTCGTCCTGGCTGCCGAAGGGGCCGAGGCTAACCGCCGGTTCGTCGGCCAGTGGAACAGGGAACAGCACGCAGCCGCTCTGGATGATGGAGATCTTAGGCATCTGATTGTTCAAGATACAACGGGGGAACGGGTGGGGTATGTGATTCTCGCAGGGCTTCAGGACTCTAATCGCACACTATGCATCAAACGGATTGTCATTCAGGCCAAGGGCCGCGGCTACGGAACAATGACGCTGAAGCTGCTGATCCACTGGACATTCAATCATACGGATACACACCGGCTGTGGCTCGACGTCAAGGATTACAATGTCAGAGCGCAGCATATCTATGAAGCGGCCGGCTTCAAAAAGGAAGGCACCCTCCGCGATTGTATACAGACGGAGGGTGGATTTGAATCGCTGACAATCATGTCGATCCTTCGTCAGGAATATACGGGGAATGATTCACTGTAA
- the hydA gene encoding dihydropyrimidinase — translation MKKIIKHGIIVTAADTYKGDVLIEDGIISSIGLNLEAPGAEIIDASGCYVFPGGIDPHTHLDMPFGGTVTADDFETGTIAAAYGGTTTVIDFCLTTKGQPLQQAVDTWHHKSQDKAVIDYSFHLMVSELNDKVLSELPQIIEQEGITSLKVFMAYKNTFQADDGVLYKTLQAAKREGALVMVHAENGDVIEYLVDQALAAGNTDPIYHALTRPPELEGEATGRAAYLTGLTDSQLYVVHVTCAEAAWKIAEARKKGLRVYGETCPQYLVLDQSALAKPDFEGAKYVWSPPLREQWNQEVLWDALWSGTLQTIGSDQCSFNFKGQKELGRGDFSKIPNGGPTIEDRFSILYSEGVQKGRITLNKFVDIIATSSAKLFGLFPQKGTIAVGSDADIVIFDPAVERILSAETHHMNVDYNAFEGLTVKGEPVSVLSRGEFVIKNKVFVGAAGQGKYLHRKRFEAEAPQPAQAEISGGVV, via the coding sequence ATGAAGAAGATCATCAAGCATGGAATCATCGTTACAGCGGCAGATACGTATAAGGGGGATGTGCTGATTGAAGACGGAATCATCAGCAGCATCGGCCTGAATCTGGAAGCGCCGGGAGCGGAGATCATTGATGCTTCCGGCTGTTATGTCTTTCCGGGAGGGATTGATCCCCATACCCATCTGGATATGCCCTTCGGCGGTACGGTTACCGCCGATGACTTCGAGACCGGCACAATTGCCGCTGCTTACGGCGGAACCACCACGGTGATTGATTTCTGCCTGACCACGAAGGGGCAGCCGCTCCAGCAGGCCGTAGATACCTGGCATCACAAATCGCAGGATAAAGCGGTCATCGACTACAGCTTCCACCTGATGGTGTCAGAGCTGAATGATAAGGTGCTCAGCGAGCTGCCGCAGATTATCGAGCAGGAGGGCATCACCTCGCTGAAGGTGTTCATGGCCTACAAGAATACGTTCCAGGCTGACGACGGAGTTCTGTATAAGACGCTTCAGGCGGCGAAGCGCGAAGGGGCGCTGGTCATGGTGCATGCCGAGAACGGTGATGTCATCGAATATCTGGTGGACCAGGCGCTGGCCGCAGGCAATACCGATCCGATCTATCATGCGCTGACCCGTCCTCCTGAGCTGGAAGGCGAGGCGACGGGGCGGGCGGCTTATTTGACCGGGCTGACGGATTCGCAGCTCTATGTAGTGCATGTCACCTGCGCCGAGGCGGCCTGGAAGATTGCAGAGGCCCGCAAGAAAGGGCTGCGCGTCTACGGCGAGACCTGCCCGCAGTATCTGGTACTGGATCAGTCGGCGCTGGCGAAGCCGGACTTCGAAGGCGCCAAGTATGTCTGGTCTCCTCCGCTGCGCGAACAGTGGAACCAGGAGGTGCTCTGGGATGCCCTCTGGAGCGGGACGCTGCAGACCATCGGCTCTGACCAGTGCTCGTTCAACTTCAAGGGGCAGAAGGAGCTGGGACGGGGCGATTTCTCGAAGATCCCGAACGGTGGACCCACCATCGAGGACCGGTTCAGTATCCTCTACTCCGAAGGGGTGCAGAAGGGCCGCATCACGCTGAACAAATTCGTGGATATCATCGCCACCTCAAGCGCCAAGCTGTTCGGCCTCTTCCCGCAGAAGGGCACGATTGCTGTGGGCAGCGATGCCGATATTGTGATCTTCGACCCGGCAGTGGAACGGATACTATCGGCAGAGACCCATCATATGAATGTGGACTACAATGCGTTCGAGGGGCTTACGGTCAAGGGAGAGCCGGTCTCTGTGCTGAGCAGGGGCGAGTTTGTCATCAAGAACAAGGTATTCGTCGGTGCCGCAGGACAGGGGAAATACCTGCACCGCAAGCGCTTCGAGGCTGAAGCACCCCAACCGGCCCAGGCAGAAATCAGCGGAGGAGTGGTCTGA
- the preA gene encoding NAD-dependent dihydropyrimidine dehydrogenase subunit PreA codes for MADLSIDFAGIKSPNPFWLASAPPTNTGYQVQRAFEAGWGGAVWKTLGEPVINTSARFAAVHFGGQRVAGFNNIELITDRPLEVNLKEIYETKRRFPHHTIIASLMVEPKREKWHEIVKRVEAIGVDGLELNFGCPHGMAERGMGAASGQQPDLVQAQTTWVKEVATTPVIVKLTPNITDITVVARHAVKGGADAISLINTINSLAGVDIHSWNTIPNVGGQGAHGGYCGPAVKPIALSMVAECARDREVGVPISGIGGISTWQDVVEFMLMGSTGIQVCTAVMHHGFRIVEEMIDGLNHYLDEKGLASVTELIGKSVPKYSNWGDLDLNYQVVARINEENCINCNKCHIACEDASHQCIDMLTNAEGKAILQVREEDCVGCNLCSIVCPADGAIDMITLEGGAAPMSWNQRSRIISGVNGAYSEAEVG; via the coding sequence ATGGCAGATCTCAGTATTGATTTTGCAGGCATCAAGTCACCGAATCCATTCTGGCTGGCCTCTGCGCCACCTACCAATACAGGCTATCAGGTGCAGCGTGCGTTCGAGGCGGGCTGGGGAGGCGCGGTGTGGAAGACGCTCGGGGAGCCGGTCATCAACACCTCGGCCCGGTTCGCCGCCGTTCATTTTGGCGGACAGCGTGTGGCGGGCTTCAACAACATTGAGCTGATTACCGACCGTCCGCTGGAGGTCAACCTGAAGGAAATCTATGAGACGAAGCGGAGATTCCCGCACCATACGATTATTGCTTCCCTGATGGTGGAGCCGAAGCGGGAGAAGTGGCATGAGATTGTGAAGCGCGTGGAGGCTATCGGGGTAGACGGTCTGGAGCTGAACTTCGGATGTCCGCATGGCATGGCTGAACGCGGTATGGGCGCGGCTTCGGGACAGCAGCCTGATCTGGTGCAGGCGCAGACCACCTGGGTCAAGGAGGTGGCGACTACACCGGTCATTGTGAAGCTGACGCCGAACATCACCGACATTACCGTGGTGGCCCGGCATGCCGTCAAGGGCGGAGCCGATGCAATCAGCCTGATCAATACGATCAACAGTCTGGCGGGTGTGGACATCCACAGCTGGAATACGATTCCGAATGTCGGCGGCCAGGGGGCGCACGGCGGTTATTGCGGACCGGCCGTCAAGCCGATTGCCCTTAGCATGGTGGCGGAATGTGCCCGGGACCGTGAAGTCGGCGTGCCGATCTCCGGCATCGGCGGCATCTCCACCTGGCAGGATGTCGTCGAATTCATGCTGATGGGCTCAACCGGGATTCAGGTCTGCACAGCGGTTATGCATCATGGCTTCAGGATTGTGGAGGAGATGATCGACGGTCTGAACCATTACCTGGACGAGAAGGGGCTGGCTTCGGTAACCGAGCTGATTGGCAAGTCGGTGCCCAAATATTCCAACTGGGGCGATCTTGATCTTAATTATCAAGTCGTTGCGCGGATCAACGAGGAGAACTGCATCAACTGCAATAAATGCCATATTGCCTGCGAAGACGCCTCTCATCAATGCATCGATATGCTGACGAATGCGGAGGGCAAGGCGATTCTGCAAGTGCGCGAGGAGGATTGTGTAGGCTGCAATCTGTGTTCGATTGTCTGCCCGGCAGACGGAGCCATTGATATGATTACCCTTGAGGGCGGAGCGGCCCCGATGAGCTGGAATCAGCGCAGCCGGATCATCAGCGGGGTTAACGGTGCTTATTCGGAAGCGGAGGTGGGTTAA